The Oleidesulfovibrio alaskensis DSM 16109 genome has a segment encoding these proteins:
- a CDS encoding ribonucleoside triphosphate reductase yields MPNHILKRDGRLETWSTDRIAGAIFKSLKASGIKDPLLSKRLARKVEEKLNDEDTPEQERVQDMVQQVLMEARLYNVAERYIIYREKRREMRSQGQAYLDISQMIESYLDRSDWRVNENSNMGHSFQGLILHMAGSVQARYVLEKYPEEIRQAHQHGYFHIHDLSFGLAGYCAGWSLRDLLLEGFNLAGRCSSAPAQHFDAACGQIVNFLGTLQNEWAGAQAFNNVDTYLAPFVRKDGLTYKQVKQRMQNLVYNLNTTSRWGGQSPFTNFTFDVVPPSHIANEPVIIGGAFQDSTYGEYAEEMDMINRAFIEVMLEGDADGRIFSFPIPTYNVTKDFPWESETGQLLLQLTAKYGVPYFQNFINSDLNPEDVRSMCCRLQMDLREIRKKTGGLFGSGDLTGSIGVVTLNLPKLAYLAHNEDDFLDLVTEYAEMARDSLEYKRKMCQQNLDNGMFPFSRRYLKNGYAGHFSTIGLIGGHEACLNLLGKGIESEGGLRLMTRVLDRLRELVLRFQEETGHLYNLEATPGEGTCYRLAKIDKELYEDIRTSGESVPYYTNSTLLPVGISTDVFYALDHQNELQTLYNGGTVFHTFLGEAVTEPESVKNFLVKAMTNTKLPYISLTPTFSVCKDHGYLNGEHFNCPTCGQDAEVYTRVVGYYRPVSRWNKGKQEEYRERAEYMMPCCGN; encoded by the coding sequence ATGCCCAATCACATTCTGAAACGCGACGGCAGACTGGAAACCTGGTCCACAGACCGCATCGCAGGCGCCATCTTTAAATCTCTCAAAGCCAGCGGCATCAAAGATCCCCTGCTTTCCAAGCGCCTTGCCCGCAAGGTTGAGGAAAAACTGAACGACGAAGACACGCCCGAACAGGAACGCGTGCAGGACATGGTACAGCAGGTGCTGATGGAAGCACGCCTGTACAATGTTGCAGAGCGTTACATTATCTACCGCGAAAAACGCCGCGAGATGCGTTCGCAGGGGCAGGCGTATCTTGATATTTCGCAGATGATCGAAAGCTATCTTGACCGCAGCGACTGGCGCGTGAATGAAAACTCCAACATGGGGCATTCGTTTCAGGGACTGATTCTGCACATGGCAGGTTCGGTACAGGCCCGCTACGTGCTGGAAAAATACCCCGAAGAAATCCGGCAGGCGCATCAGCACGGTTATTTCCATATCCATGACCTGTCGTTCGGTCTTGCCGGGTATTGCGCCGGCTGGAGTCTGCGCGACCTGCTGCTTGAAGGATTCAATCTGGCGGGGCGCTGCTCTTCCGCACCTGCCCAGCATTTTGATGCGGCATGCGGACAGATTGTCAACTTTCTGGGCACGCTGCAGAACGAGTGGGCCGGTGCTCAGGCGTTCAACAACGTGGATACCTACCTTGCCCCGTTTGTGCGCAAGGACGGCCTGACCTACAAGCAGGTCAAGCAGCGCATGCAGAACCTTGTGTACAACCTGAACACCACCTCGCGCTGGGGCGGACAAAGCCCGTTCACCAACTTCACGTTTGACGTGGTGCCCCCGTCGCATATCGCCAACGAACCTGTGATCATCGGCGGCGCTTTCCAGGATTCCACCTACGGCGAATACGCCGAGGAAATGGACATGATCAACCGCGCCTTCATCGAGGTTATGCTGGAAGGCGATGCGGACGGACGGATATTCTCCTTCCCCATTCCCACGTACAACGTGACCAAGGATTTCCCGTGGGAATCTGAAACCGGTCAGCTGCTTTTGCAGCTCACCGCCAAATACGGCGTGCCGTATTTCCAGAACTTCATCAATTCGGACCTCAACCCCGAAGATGTGCGCTCCATGTGCTGCCGACTGCAGATGGACCTGCGCGAAATACGCAAAAAAACCGGCGGTCTGTTCGGTTCCGGCGACCTTACCGGCTCCATCGGCGTGGTTACGCTGAACCTGCCCAAGCTGGCGTATCTTGCTCACAATGAAGATGATTTCCTTGATCTGGTGACAGAATATGCCGAAATGGCCCGCGACTCGCTGGAATACAAGCGTAAAATGTGCCAGCAGAACCTTGATAACGGCATGTTCCCGTTTTCGCGCCGGTATCTGAAAAACGGCTATGCCGGGCATTTTTCAACCATCGGCCTCATCGGCGGACACGAAGCATGCCTGAACCTGCTGGGCAAAGGCATTGAAAGTGAAGGCGGGCTGCGTCTGATGACCCGCGTGCTTGACCGCCTGCGCGAACTGGTGCTGCGTTTTCAGGAAGAGACAGGCCATCTGTACAATCTTGAAGCCACTCCGGGTGAAGGTACCTGCTACCGTCTGGCAAAAATCGACAAGGAACTGTACGAAGATATCCGTACTTCCGGTGAAAGCGTACCGTACTACACCAACTCCACGCTGCTGCCCGTGGGTATTTCCACCGACGTTTTCTACGCGCTGGACCACCAGAACGAGTTGCAGACCCTGTACAACGGCGGTACGGTATTCCACACCTTCCTCGGCGAGGCCGTGACCGAGCCGGAGTCGGTGAAAAACTTCCTTGTAAAGGCCATGACCAACACCAAACTTCCGTATATCTCGCTCACGCCGACGTTTTCGGTGTGCAAGGACCACGGCTACCTGAACGGTGAACACTTCAACTGCCCCACCTGCGGGCAGGATGCAGAAGTGTACACCCGTGTTGTGGGCTACTACCGCCCCGTCAGCCGCTGGAACAAGGGCAAGCAGGAAGAATACAGAGAACGTGCCGAATACATGATGCCGTGCTGCGGCAACTAG
- a CDS encoding L,D-transpeptidase family protein, whose translation MTGTRRPLASLLIFLTFCILPAAHAHAGGWNAAIGELPHLPPRFVAVDKSRQTLFLYRHSSPLEVSATYTCTTGQATGDKQVEGDLRTPEGVYFVEHRIDKGLDWDLYGGIAYTLNYPNPVDALRRKTGFGIWIHGRGHEITPRETQGCIALNMADIEVLGPGLERGLPVIVAQGVNATGAQPEAERDAATARLLAQRSQQWAAAWQARSDDFFDFYAPEQYTLSGSGRFNAFRQQKERLFRHLDWIQTIVRDVQALEGPGYWVTWFRQYYRAPNLTTEGIRRLYWLQDPQGAWRVAGMEWRPGAVGMKQEYMDFVRGEGEKFVSRWRTAWLNADMEKYMECYARDAVQGGRSGIADIRSQKAALWSQKKPRRVILDDINVSLHHDGLKLTMTQRYADSSGYSDEGVKTLVLRPEGESWRIVREDWRQD comes from the coding sequence ATGACCGGAACACGCAGACCCCTTGCAAGCCTGCTTATTTTTCTGACCTTCTGCATACTGCCCGCAGCGCATGCGCACGCCGGGGGCTGGAATGCCGCCATAGGCGAACTGCCGCACCTTCCTCCGCGTTTTGTCGCCGTGGACAAAAGCAGGCAGACCCTGTTTCTGTACAGGCACAGCAGCCCGCTGGAAGTTTCGGCCACATACACCTGCACCACCGGACAGGCAACCGGAGACAAACAGGTGGAAGGCGACCTGCGCACGCCCGAAGGGGTCTACTTTGTCGAGCACCGCATTGACAAAGGACTGGACTGGGACCTGTACGGCGGCATAGCCTATACTCTCAACTACCCCAACCCGGTGGACGCACTGCGCCGCAAAACAGGCTTCGGCATATGGATACACGGGCGCGGTCACGAGATTACCCCGCGTGAGACGCAGGGCTGCATCGCCCTGAACATGGCCGACATCGAAGTGCTCGGCCCCGGTCTGGAGCGCGGGCTGCCCGTCATTGTGGCACAGGGAGTAAACGCCACCGGCGCACAGCCCGAAGCAGAACGGGACGCCGCCACAGCACGCCTGCTGGCGCAACGTTCGCAGCAGTGGGCCGCCGCATGGCAGGCACGCTCGGATGACTTTTTTGATTTTTACGCACCGGAACAATACACTCTTTCCGGTTCAGGGCGCTTCAATGCCTTCCGGCAGCAGAAAGAACGCCTGTTCCGCCATCTGGACTGGATACAGACCATAGTACGTGACGTTCAGGCTCTGGAAGGCCCCGGATACTGGGTTACATGGTTCAGACAGTATTACCGCGCACCCAACCTGACCACAGAAGGAATCCGCAGACTGTACTGGCTGCAGGACCCGCAGGGTGCCTGGCGTGTGGCCGGCATGGAGTGGCGCCCCGGTGCCGTGGGCATGAAGCAGGAATATATGGACTTTGTCCGCGGCGAGGGCGAAAAATTTGTCAGCCGCTGGCGCACGGCGTGGCTGAACGCCGACATGGAAAAGTATATGGAATGTTATGCCCGTGACGCCGTACAGGGCGGCCGCTCCGGCATTGCCGACATACGCAGCCAGAAAGCCGCACTGTGGTCGCAGAAAAAACCCCGGCGGGTTATTCTTGACGACATCAATGTAAGTCTGCACCATGACGGACTGAAACTGACCATGACACAGCGCTATGCCGACTCGTCTGGCTATAGCGATGAGGGAGTGAAAACGCTCGTCCTCCGCCCCGAAGGGGAATCGTGGCGGATTGTTCGAGAAGACTGGAGACAGGACTAG
- the pyrE gene encoding orotate phosphoribosyltransferase, producing the protein MNDLKRRLAKILAEKSYKEGDFTLASGKKSDYYFDCRQTALHAEGSWLIGNLFFEMIQNMDGAGVGGMTLGADPLVTAVTVISHEKGRPLPGLIVRKQAKGHGTGQYVEGLANFSQGDTVIMLEDVVTTGGSVLTAIERIEAAGLKVAAVCCVLDREEGGRQALEEKGYALHSIFTRKQLVEAARS; encoded by the coding sequence ATGAACGATCTCAAACGCCGTCTTGCAAAAATACTTGCAGAAAAATCATATAAAGAAGGAGACTTTACACTCGCCTCCGGCAAGAAAAGCGATTATTATTTCGACTGCCGTCAGACCGCCCTGCATGCGGAAGGTTCGTGGCTTATCGGCAACCTGTTCTTTGAAATGATACAGAACATGGACGGTGCCGGTGTGGGCGGCATGACGCTGGGCGCAGACCCGCTGGTCACTGCCGTCACGGTGATATCGCACGAAAAAGGCCGCCCCCTGCCGGGCCTTATTGTACGTAAACAAGCCAAAGGGCACGGCACAGGACAGTACGTAGAAGGACTGGCCAACTTCAGTCAGGGCGACACCGTCATCATGCTTGAAGACGTGGTCACCACCGGCGGTTCGGTGCTTACAGCCATCGAACGCATTGAAGCCGCAGGGCTGAAAGTAGCCGCAGTGTGCTGCGTGCTGGACAGAGAAGAAGGCGGCCGCCAGGCACTGGAAGAAAAGGGCTATGCCCTGCATTCCATTTTTACCCGCAAGCAGCTTGTGGAAGCTGCACGCTCATAA
- the purB gene encoding adenylosuccinate lyase, with amino-acid sequence MIERYTRPEMGQLWTLENRFRVWLEVEIAVCEAWNRLGVIDDETMTTIREKADFDVERILEIEEQTRHDVIAFLTAVEEKVGPAARFIHLGCTSSDIVDTANGVMLSRAGDMVVQGIERLLVTLEKLARANKGRLCMGRTHGIHAEPTSFGLKMAGYYAEFRRHLERVKAGVESVRVGKISGAVGTYAMLNPEVERITCQILGLHADPISTQIIQRDRHAHFFTALAVCAGGIERLCVELRHLQRTEVLEAEEGFRKGQKGSSAMPHKKNPISAENMTGLARLIRTNSVAAMENQALWHERDISHSSVERVIMPDSTILMDYVLHRLCNLLENLRVIPENMDRNLMSSYGLFFSQRVLTALVESGMARQEAYVMVQKAAMKSWDTGTSFPENVRADADITAHLQPEVLDALFDAGYYLRHEDMIFDRVFAG; translated from the coding sequence ATGATCGAACGGTACACCCGTCCCGAAATGGGGCAGCTCTGGACGCTGGAAAACAGATTCCGCGTCTGGCTTGAAGTGGAAATCGCCGTCTGCGAAGCCTGGAACCGCCTGGGCGTGATAGACGACGAAACAATGACCACCATACGGGAAAAAGCAGACTTCGATGTGGAGCGCATCCTTGAAATCGAAGAACAGACCCGCCATGACGTCATCGCCTTTCTGACCGCCGTGGAAGAAAAGGTAGGCCCTGCCGCCCGGTTCATCCATCTGGGCTGCACTTCATCTGACATCGTGGATACCGCCAACGGCGTGATGCTGAGCCGTGCGGGCGATATGGTGGTGCAGGGTATTGAGCGTCTGCTGGTCACGCTGGAAAAACTGGCCCGTGCCAACAAGGGACGCCTGTGCATGGGCAGAACCCACGGAATTCACGCCGAACCCACCAGCTTCGGACTGAAAATGGCAGGCTACTACGCCGAATTCCGCCGGCATCTGGAACGGGTGAAGGCCGGCGTGGAAAGCGTACGCGTGGGCAAGATTTCCGGTGCCGTGGGCACCTACGCCATGCTCAACCCCGAAGTGGAGCGCATCACCTGCCAGATTCTGGGACTGCACGCAGACCCCATCTCCACCCAGATCATCCAGCGTGACAGACACGCGCATTTCTTTACCGCTCTGGCGGTCTGCGCCGGCGGCATAGAACGTCTGTGCGTTGAACTGCGCCACCTGCAGCGCACTGAAGTGCTGGAAGCCGAAGAAGGTTTCCGCAAGGGGCAGAAAGGTTCTTCGGCCATGCCGCACAAAAAGAACCCCATCTCGGCGGAAAACATGACCGGTCTTGCACGGCTTATCCGCACCAACTCCGTTGCCGCCATGGAAAATCAGGCACTGTGGCACGAACGCGATATATCCCACTCTTCCGTGGAACGCGTCATCATGCCCGATTCGACCATACTTATGGATTATGTGCTGCACCGCCTGTGCAATCTGCTCGAAAACCTGCGTGTTATTCCCGAAAACATGGACCGCAACCTTATGAGCTCATACGGTCTGTTCTTTTCACAGCGGGTGCTCACCGCTCTGGTGGAGTCGGGCATGGCACGGCAGGAAGCCTATGTCATGGTGCAGAAAGCAGCCATGAAAAGCTGGGATACCGGCACCAGTTTTCCCGAAAATGTCCGGGCCGATGCAGACATAACCGCACATCTGCAGCCTGAGGTGCTTGATGCGCTGTTCGACGCAGGGTACTACCTGCGTCACGAAGACATGATCTTTGACCGCGTTTTTGCGGGCTAA
- a CDS encoding FmdB family zinc ribbon protein — translation MPIYEYKCDDCQQIFEEWQRNFEAQAKTCPVCGGNAKRIMSNTSFMLKGGGWYATEYGNRSAASDSGGTGASAPEPSASSSSPSDASASGTTAGQAS, via the coding sequence ATGCCTATCTACGAATACAAATGCGACGACTGTCAGCAAATCTTCGAGGAATGGCAGCGCAACTTCGAGGCTCAGGCAAAAACCTGCCCCGTATGCGGCGGCAACGCCAAGCGCATTATGTCCAACACCTCATTCATGCTTAAAGGCGGCGGCTGGTACGCCACAGAATACGGCAACCGCAGCGCCGCTTCAGACAGCGGCGGCACAGGTGCCTCTGCACCCGAGCCTTCCGCTTCGTCTTCCTCGCCTTCCGATGCATCAGCCTCCGGCACCACCGCAGGCCAGGCATCCTGA
- a CDS encoding ATP-dependent sacrificial sulfur transferase LarE produces the protein MARTRTTLKALEQLLRGFSSPAVAYSGGLDSRLLAHIAGRAGLHPLLVHASGPHLTPAETKAVTAELTAPHVNAVIVTVDPLQVEQIARNGHDRCYHCKKYIYGALLDACSGRPLCDGTNASDTREYRPGQKALQECGIRSPYMELGIGKNDIRALAQYTGLARADQPARPCLLTRFAYGVRPRRHMLRRLGAAEDALAALGLREFRLRITSADGPPQLHISSAEHKRFGAQMKTVRTVLEEQGFTECTISAGQQLSGHYDRAAGLVPRRC, from the coding sequence ATGGCCCGCACCCGGACGACACTCAAAGCCCTGGAGCAGCTGCTCCGGGGCTTTTCATCACCCGCCGTGGCATACTCCGGCGGGCTGGACAGCAGACTGCTGGCCCACATCGCCGGGCGCGCGGGGCTGCATCCGCTGCTGGTGCACGCCTCCGGCCCGCATCTTACTCCGGCGGAAACAAAAGCCGTCACTGCAGAACTGACAGCGCCGCATGTGAACGCCGTCATTGTCACCGTGGACCCTCTGCAGGTGGAACAGATAGCGCGCAATGGTCATGACCGTTGCTACCACTGTAAAAAATACATTTACGGCGCACTGCTGGACGCCTGTTCCGGTCGTCCGCTGTGCGACGGCACCAACGCATCGGACACGCGCGAATACCGCCCGGGGCAAAAGGCCCTGCAGGAGTGCGGTATACGCAGCCCGTACATGGAGCTGGGCATCGGCAAAAACGATATCCGCGCACTGGCACAGTATACGGGGCTTGCCCGTGCCGACCAGCCTGCGCGTCCGTGCCTGCTGACCCGCTTTGCCTACGGCGTGCGCCCCCGCCGCCACATGCTGCGCAGACTCGGCGCGGCCGAAGATGCTCTTGCCGCACTGGGGCTGCGTGAATTCCGGCTGCGCATCACCAGTGCCGATGGCCCCCCGCAGCTGCACATCAGCAGTGCGGAGCACAAACGTTTCGGGGCGCAGATGAAGACCGTGCGCACCGTGCTGGAAGAACAAGGATTTACAGAGTGCACCATATCCGCCGGACAACAGCTTTCGGGTCATTATGACAGGGCTGCCGGGCTTGTCCCGCGCCGCTGCTGA
- a CDS encoding homocysteine biosynthesis protein has translation MSRYKVNKTIAQINERIRKGNAVVLNAEEMTEAVRTMGKEKAAREVDVVTTGTFSPMCSSGMLFNTGQPEAPTIKTSRITLNGVPCYAGLAAVDGYLGATEPREDDPLNKVYPGQFSYGGGHVIEDLVRGKSVQFKAQAYGTDCYPRREMDRMVSLADLPHAELYNPRNCYQNYNAAVNLTSRIIYTYMGPLKPNMRNLNFATAGRLSPLFNDPFFMTIGLGTRVFLAGATGYVVGAGTQHNPNPKRNHRGIPLSPSGTLQLKGHMKGMNPRYLRGVSIIGYGCSLSVGVGIPIPVLNEEVAWYTGVDDCDIEMPVKDYGHDYPNCLPRVLQHVNYEQLKSGSVEIQGKHVDTVPLTSYPLSLEIANELKALISKGEFELSEPVESIQSN, from the coding sequence ATGTCCCGTTACAAAGTCAACAAAACCATCGCCCAGATCAACGAGCGCATCCGCAAGGGCAACGCCGTGGTGCTCAATGCCGAGGAAATGACCGAGGCAGTGCGTACCATGGGCAAGGAAAAAGCCGCCCGTGAAGTGGATGTGGTCACCACCGGCACCTTTTCGCCCATGTGTTCCTCCGGCATGCTTTTCAACACCGGACAGCCGGAAGCCCCCACCATCAAAACCTCGCGCATCACGCTGAACGGCGTGCCGTGCTATGCGGGGCTGGCGGCCGTTGACGGTTATCTGGGAGCCACCGAACCCCGCGAGGACGACCCGCTGAACAAGGTCTATCCCGGCCAGTTCAGTTATGGCGGCGGCCATGTGATAGAAGATCTGGTGCGCGGAAAGTCCGTGCAGTTCAAGGCGCAGGCCTACGGCACGGACTGCTACCCCAGACGCGAAATGGACAGGATGGTCTCGCTGGCCGATCTGCCCCACGCCGAACTGTACAACCCGCGCAACTGCTACCAGAACTATAATGCGGCGGTAAACCTGACCAGCCGCATCATCTACACCTACATGGGGCCGCTTAAACCGAACATGCGCAACCTTAACTTTGCCACTGCCGGCAGGTTGTCGCCGCTGTTCAACGATCCGTTTTTCATGACCATCGGTCTGGGAACACGCGTGTTTCTGGCGGGCGCCACAGGGTATGTGGTGGGCGCGGGCACACAGCACAACCCCAACCCCAAACGCAACCACAGGGGCATCCCGCTTTCGCCTTCCGGCACGCTGCAGCTTAAAGGCCACATGAAGGGCATGAACCCCAGATACCTGCGCGGTGTCAGCATTATCGGATACGGCTGCTCGCTCAGCGTGGGGGTGGGCATTCCCATTCCGGTACTGAATGAAGAAGTGGCGTGGTACACCGGCGTGGATGACTGCGATATTGAAATGCCGGTAAAAGATTACGGTCATGATTACCCCAACTGCCTGCCGCGGGTTCTGCAGCATGTGAACTATGAACAGCTCAAATCCGGCTCGGTGGAAATTCAGGGTAAACATGTGGACACAGTTCCCCTGACCAGCTACCCGCTGTCTCTTGAAATCGCCAACGAGCTGAAAGCACTTATCAGCAAAGGCGAATTCGAGCTGAGCGAACCTGTGGAATCCATTCAGTCCAACTGA